In Pseudomonas putida, a genomic segment contains:
- the tssC gene encoding type VI secretion system contractile sheath large subunit: MPGTDIEIETLGKATLLDQIMAETMLVPTQDGYHVAKQGVAAFIAEMLKSNETEQLINKHRVDQMIAEVDRVLGKQMDTILHEPEFQELESAWRSLKLLVDRTDFRENIKLEVLHTSKEDLLDDFENAADITCSGLYKHVYTAGYGQFGGEPVAAMLGNYSFGPSSPDIKLLSYMASVGAMAHAPFLTAPAPEFFNLSSFEGLPDLKEIKDIFAGPRHAKWRAFRDSEDARHVALVAPRFMLRSAYHPEEQPIQSFNYDENIDGRHANYLWGNAAFLLAGCINDSFARYRWCPNIIGPQSGGAVEDLPVHLFESLGQLQAKIPTEVLISDRKEFELAEEGFIALTMRKDSDNAAFFSANSVQKPKTFPKTPEGLQAQTNYKLGTQLPYLFIVNRLAHYIKVLQREQIGSWKERRDLESELGKWIKQYVADQENPSADVRSRRPLRAAKIEVSDVAGDPGWYQVSLAVRPHFKYMGANFEISLVGRLDTQ; encoded by the coding sequence ATGCCCGGCACCGACATTGAAATAGAGACACTCGGCAAAGCCACATTGCTTGACCAGATCATGGCCGAAACCATGTTGGTTCCGACCCAGGACGGCTACCACGTTGCCAAACAAGGCGTCGCCGCTTTCATTGCGGAAATGCTCAAGAGCAATGAAACAGAACAGCTGATCAACAAGCACCGCGTAGACCAAATGATCGCTGAAGTCGACCGTGTGCTGGGCAAGCAAATGGATACGATCTTGCACGAGCCTGAATTTCAAGAACTGGAATCCGCCTGGCGCAGTCTCAAGCTCCTGGTCGACCGGACAGACTTCCGCGAGAACATCAAACTCGAGGTTCTCCATACCAGCAAGGAGGACTTGCTCGATGATTTCGAGAACGCCGCAGATATTACCTGCAGCGGACTCTACAAACATGTCTACACCGCAGGTTACGGGCAGTTTGGTGGCGAACCGGTAGCGGCCATGCTTGGCAATTACAGCTTCGGCCCCTCCTCCCCTGACATCAAGCTGCTGAGTTACATGGCCTCGGTCGGCGCCATGGCACATGCCCCTTTCCTGACAGCACCCGCGCCGGAATTCTTCAACCTCAGCAGCTTCGAAGGCCTGCCTGACCTCAAGGAGATCAAAGACATCTTCGCCGGGCCTCGGCATGCCAAGTGGCGCGCATTCCGCGACAGCGAAGACGCTCGCCATGTTGCCCTGGTGGCGCCCCGTTTCATGCTGCGCTCTGCCTATCATCCTGAAGAGCAACCCATACAGAGCTTCAACTACGACGAAAACATAGATGGCCGACATGCCAACTATCTATGGGGAAATGCCGCCTTCCTGCTGGCAGGTTGCATCAACGATAGCTTCGCACGCTATCGCTGGTGCCCGAACATCATCGGCCCGCAGTCGGGAGGCGCCGTAGAGGACTTGCCGGTCCACTTGTTCGAGTCACTGGGGCAACTGCAAGCGAAGATCCCCACCGAGGTACTCATCTCTGACCGCAAGGAGTTCGAACTGGCCGAAGAAGGCTTCATCGCCCTGACCATGCGCAAAGACAGCGACAATGCGGCGTTCTTCTCGGCCAACTCCGTGCAAAAGCCAAAGACCTTTCCGAAAACGCCGGAGGGCCTGCAAGCACAGACCAACTACAAACTCGGCACCCAGTTGCCTTACCTGTTCATCGTCAACCGGCTGGCCCATTACATCAAGGTGCTCCAGCGCGAACAGATCGGAAGCTGGAAGGAGCGCCGCGATCTGGAGTCCGAGCTCGGCAAGTGGATCAAGCAGTACGTAGCCGACCAGGAAAACCCGTCCGCCGACGTGAGAAGCCGTCGTCCGTTGCGTGCCGCGAAGATAGAAGTTTCGGACGTGGCGGGCGATCCGGGTTGGTACCAGGTGTCGCTCGCGGTACGTCCGCACTTCAAGTACATGGGCGCCAATTTCGAGATTTCACTGGTCGGTCGGCTCGACACGCAATGA
- the vasI gene encoding type VI secretion system-associated protein VasI, which yields MSLLFYLGPALASPVRDCPGIVSNLERLACFDEAARTPARVAKHNWSAPEQEAPSVLNVLANEVERTPDDLTFHMRELGEGQTQPRVIISAPAIASVEPRTYLAISCIQNISRLQLIAGEPFNTSRVKVQLTGERSSTVPAHWQVMENGQVLDAGRGLPAIEQIKALLGAHRIRVASDHSAIDGLTFDAEGLDPLIDKARKTCRW from the coding sequence TTGTCGCTGCTGTTTTATCTTGGTCCGGCGTTGGCAAGCCCGGTTCGGGATTGTCCAGGTATCGTGTCTAACCTCGAGCGTCTGGCCTGCTTTGATGAGGCCGCACGAACGCCTGCACGGGTCGCGAAACACAACTGGTCGGCACCCGAGCAAGAGGCGCCGAGCGTTTTGAACGTGTTGGCCAACGAAGTCGAGCGAACCCCTGACGACCTGACTTTCCACATGCGCGAGCTGGGTGAGGGACAAACGCAGCCGCGGGTGATCATCTCCGCCCCGGCGATTGCATCGGTTGAGCCACGCACCTACCTGGCGATCAGTTGCATCCAGAACATCTCGCGGTTGCAGTTGATTGCCGGAGAACCGTTCAACACCAGCCGGGTCAAGGTGCAGCTAACGGGCGAGCGAAGTTCTACGGTCCCTGCCCACTGGCAGGTCATGGAGAACGGTCAGGTGCTCGATGCAGGTCGAGGTCTGCCGGCGATCGAGCAGATCAAGGCGCTTTTAGGTGCCCACCGTATCCGTGTGGCCAGTGACCACTCCGCGATCGATGGACTGACGTTCGACGCTGAAGGCCTGGATCCTCTCATCGACAAGGCGCGCAAGACATGTCGCTGGTAA
- the tssG gene encoding type VI secretion system baseplate subunit TssG, translating into MATTDRQATADLADRLLAEAHQYNFFQLLERLHGLHGDDLEPRRAADTVRLRVRLTNDPRLKFPTSDVLKAERMPDREDRYSVCTTFMGLHGTDSPLPTYYLEQLAYEHAQGIGARPAFFDFFNHCILSLLHRIWRKYRYYIRFQAGANDQFSQYVFALIGLNNQQLRGATALPWSRLLSFAGVIASRSRAPGTVAGIIAHCFDLSSVQIREFETRVVGTAAKQIVSLGRANGQLGGSFSVGTRTRTRSSKFTLLISDLDQAQLRDLLPSGVNFGRLRALIDFLLRDGLAYDLELRLKQHALSPFCLDRNQGAHLGWTSFIADRQGIHRPVVSIRGRS; encoded by the coding sequence ATGGCCACAACTGACCGGCAAGCAACCGCTGATCTAGCCGACCGGCTGCTGGCCGAGGCGCATCAGTACAATTTTTTCCAGTTACTGGAGCGTCTGCACGGCCTTCATGGAGACGATCTGGAGCCTCGCCGGGCGGCGGACACGGTACGTCTGCGCGTGCGGCTTACCAATGACCCACGCCTGAAATTCCCGACCTCCGATGTGTTGAAAGCAGAACGAATGCCGGATCGGGAGGACCGTTACAGCGTGTGCACAACGTTCATGGGGCTTCACGGTACCGACTCGCCATTGCCCACCTACTACTTGGAACAATTGGCCTACGAACATGCCCAGGGCATCGGTGCACGTCCCGCATTCTTCGATTTCTTCAATCACTGCATACTCAGCCTGTTGCACCGGATCTGGCGTAAATACCGCTATTACATCCGCTTCCAAGCGGGGGCCAACGACCAGTTTTCTCAATACGTCTTCGCATTGATCGGGCTCAACAACCAGCAACTACGGGGCGCCACCGCGCTGCCCTGGAGTCGGCTGCTGAGCTTTGCCGGCGTCATCGCCAGCCGTAGCCGTGCACCCGGTACAGTCGCGGGAATTATTGCTCACTGTTTCGACCTGAGTTCGGTGCAGATCCGCGAGTTCGAGACGCGAGTGGTCGGCACCGCCGCGAAGCAGATCGTGAGTCTCGGGCGAGCCAACGGCCAACTCGGAGGCAGCTTCTCAGTCGGCACCCGAACGCGTACCCGGAGTAGCAAGTTCACCCTGCTGATCAGCGACCTCGACCAGGCCCAACTGCGTGATTTGTTGCCTAGCGGAGTCAACTTCGGACGCTTACGCGCACTCATCGATTTCCTGCTCCGCGATGGCCTCGCCTACGACCTGGAGCTGCGACTCAAACAGCATGCGCTTTCGCCCTTCTGCCTAGATCGCAACCAGGGCGCTCACCTTGGCTGGACC
- the tssE gene encoding type VI secretion system baseplate subunit TssE — protein MTGLFIRLAAHSQTSPALSRRERARHKIELIKRHLETLLNTRQGCSQSSPGLGLRDFNGHNSSNGDLLHQVSEDIRLTITRFEPRIHLQTLIAIPDANAPLELHFRLDCQVQVNNHAEHVQIELLVNGHNRYTRVS, from the coding sequence ATGACCGGTCTTTTCATCCGCCTGGCAGCTCATTCGCAGACGTCGCCGGCGCTCTCTAGACGAGAGCGCGCCAGGCACAAAATCGAGCTGATCAAGCGCCACCTCGAAACGCTGTTGAACACGCGCCAGGGTTGTTCACAGAGCAGCCCTGGCCTGGGGCTGCGTGATTTCAATGGCCACAATTCGAGCAATGGCGATCTGCTCCATCAAGTCAGCGAAGACATTCGTCTGACCATTACCCGCTTCGAGCCGCGGATACACCTCCAGACGCTTATCGCTATCCCGGATGCAAATGCGCCCCTGGAACTGCATTTTCGGCTGGATTGCCAAGTGCAAGTGAACAATCACGCGGAGCACGTGCAAATTGAATTGTTGGTCAACGGCCACAACCGTTACACGCGAGTAAGCTAG
- the tssA gene encoding type VI secretion system protein TssA: MSLVMQVSAAEMARLLSPIDPQVPAGLFDMEDETYQAIDQEMVKLGGLQEASIDWCYIEEASRQYLIEQCKHLRIVWHLTVAWLRSDCWQQWSCSLELLGGIVEHYWESAHPKPGPKGLLGKRKLVGLIIDRLLDTLARLDRFTYSRAHAVAAQNALERLQRQADAAQLDAKVLGELERLLLKHLKSAESGGDPATNVVTPKLEPSPLLEVFAAPKPSLSLGNERETRRAVLSMAEFINQQDQYDPTGYQLRRFGLWAHIQTEPGTRQENRTELMAVPMDIVRGYEEAIASTSISPALLLRIEKSVTSSPYWIRGSFLAAAVAARLAMDEVAEAIRSTTARFVQRLPALQQLCFSDGTAFVDSQCLAWLRGGQAGAEHPSAGREFASLREELASQLDGGVEPLLLRLQSMQAEFLAPRERCHSTTIAADLLAARGISWLAQDLCASVAQTMQQTTANDWEPDVFQRLQHYGATSALLEKNKQ, encoded by the coding sequence ATGTCGCTGGTAATGCAGGTATCGGCGGCGGAAATGGCGCGGTTGCTTTCACCTATAGACCCGCAGGTTCCTGCTGGGCTGTTCGATATGGAAGACGAAACCTACCAGGCCATTGACCAGGAAATGGTGAAGCTGGGTGGGCTTCAAGAGGCATCGATCGACTGGTGCTATATCGAAGAAGCATCACGCCAGTACCTGATCGAGCAGTGTAAACACCTACGGATTGTCTGGCACTTGACTGTCGCCTGGCTGCGTAGCGATTGTTGGCAACAGTGGAGTTGTAGCCTGGAGTTGCTCGGCGGCATTGTCGAACACTACTGGGAGAGCGCTCATCCCAAGCCGGGTCCCAAGGGGCTTCTAGGCAAGCGCAAGCTGGTCGGTCTGATCATCGACCGACTGCTCGATACGCTTGCAAGGCTAGACCGATTTACCTATAGCCGGGCGCATGCTGTCGCTGCGCAAAACGCCTTGGAACGCCTGCAGCGGCAAGCTGATGCAGCGCAGTTGGATGCCAAGGTCCTGGGGGAACTTGAGCGTTTGTTGCTCAAACACTTGAAATCCGCCGAGAGCGGTGGAGACCCTGCCACCAACGTCGTCACCCCAAAGCTAGAGCCGTCGCCCTTGCTTGAGGTCTTCGCTGCGCCCAAGCCCAGCCTGTCGCTCGGCAACGAACGCGAGACTCGTCGAGCCGTGTTGAGCATGGCCGAGTTCATCAACCAGCAGGACCAATACGACCCCACCGGATATCAATTGCGACGCTTCGGTTTGTGGGCCCATATCCAGACTGAACCCGGGACCAGGCAGGAGAACCGCACAGAGTTGATGGCGGTTCCCATGGATATCGTCCGCGGTTATGAGGAAGCGATCGCCAGCACGTCGATTTCCCCTGCCTTGTTGCTTCGGATCGAAAAGAGTGTGACGTCGTCTCCCTACTGGATCCGAGGCAGTTTTCTCGCCGCAGCGGTGGCCGCGCGGCTAGCGATGGATGAAGTGGCGGAGGCCATCCGCAGCACCACGGCGCGGTTCGTACAGCGCCTGCCGGCTCTTCAGCAACTGTGTTTCAGCGATGGCACAGCATTCGTCGATAGTCAGTGCCTGGCGTGGCTGAGGGGTGGGCAGGCCGGTGCCGAGCACCCAAGCGCGGGGCGGGAATTCGCAAGCCTGCGTGAGGAGCTGGCCAGCCAGTTGGATGGCGGGGTAGAGCCATTGCTGCTGCGCCTGCAGAGTATGCAAGCGGAGTTCCTGGCTCCCCGCGAGCGTTGCCACAGCACGACCATAGCTGCCGATTTACTGGCGGCAAGAGGCATTTCCTGGCTTGCCCAGGATCTGTGCGCCAGCGTCGCCCAGACGATGCAGCAAACCACTGCCAATGACTGGGAACCTGACGTGTTCCAACGACTTCAGCACTACGGCGCAACCTCAGCGCTGCTCGAGAAGAACAAGCAATAG
- the tssM gene encoding type VI secretion system membrane subunit TssM, with the protein MNRLWTLCKRWGAPLVMRIGLAMPVLLGLGVSLLLIAIWWLGPQWTWRGQQPLDSLSSRGMASLLLVLLPVLSWAFMLRVKFRRLQAQQCDEAAAEADPCLAYVQAQERALNQGLAHYLENAGGRRALYRLPWYLVIGEQGAGKSSFIDRSNQRFSLTRITKVQAQGLHIQDLEYPVSWWISDEAVILDPPGELIAQSSTSERFDDKEAEAQAAVPLGTPARLWEHLLGWLACNRSRRALNGLLLVIDLSSLLRGGPEQRTALARTLRTRLHEVSSHLGSRLPLYVVLSKFDLLDGFDELYSRLSAAEREQTLGFTFKLDAVSRFDAWLDEFIEHYDELVCQVQQQVAQTLHSVGCPTQRERLTSLHAQLAGLRPVLVGLLREILASDRFTTPALVRGVYCSSVMQQGEISNAFVRRAAQPYKTTPPLRESKSQKNPQVYFIQQLFQGVIYKEAGLAGDNVRVARSKRQLLWVGSGVGVLAFAIAIASWHRYFDINAAKADGVLAKTQAFGSQEVDQRLDPTGRNLLAPLNQIRDAVSVFGAYRSAWPGVADLGLYQGRAIGPRVDEAYLKLLSRRFLPAIASGVVDAMNAAPLGSDQQMAALRVYRMIEDRDNRRPEWVEDWMSLQWQQAFPGQGAVQRDLMRHLQYALAYAETDLPQFSQRVSEVQQALRKVPLPQRVYASLKQEAQDELHAGLDLRNQIGPAFDVVYQSASVPGGSQGTVVLAPLVTAKGFKEYFEPRSQHITEMAMIDQWALGERRQLDYSSADRKALTESIRNLYTSDYIDTWRRSLAAFAVTDFHDLNHGVSVLHQLTGPAAPLLRLLETVRDNTELQPLPTAEGKQEQQYGLDIRRAFSGMHALLEPKGTQPSYYDETLGAVTAVYDYAKAVQDSSDRGKAALHVVLQRFSMTGSDPIANLQRVASGLPEPLDQQVRKLAEQTARVLNVEALRELERRWDADVYSFFQQRLAGRYPFVAHAPDASLDDFEAFFGPKGRLRQFQDRYLEVFLEENLEALGSQQGGSLIRGDVLKQLSVAERIRETFFDQRGNLSVQFSIEPLGLSGNQRTSLLDLDGQLVSYTHGPRQITGIIWPNTLGPQVRSNLTLLRQNGNSNRLEYRGPWSMFRLLSRGALNGRTATSVDLSFKAGDGVMRYRLNAEKAFNPITQQPFKGFKLPRGLLQERSAQAL; encoded by the coding sequence ATGAATCGACTCTGGACACTGTGCAAGCGCTGGGGAGCGCCGCTCGTGATGCGTATCGGGCTGGCGATGCCCGTGCTGCTTGGACTTGGCGTTTCGCTGCTGTTAATCGCCATCTGGTGGCTTGGGCCGCAATGGACCTGGCGTGGACAGCAGCCGCTGGATAGCCTGTCGAGCCGCGGGATGGCCAGCCTGTTGCTGGTGTTGCTGCCAGTCTTGTCCTGGGCGTTCATGCTTCGTGTGAAGTTTCGTCGATTGCAGGCGCAGCAATGTGATGAGGCTGCTGCCGAAGCCGACCCTTGTCTAGCGTATGTCCAAGCCCAAGAGCGGGCGCTGAACCAAGGTTTGGCCCATTATCTGGAAAACGCCGGCGGGCGACGGGCGCTGTACCGTTTGCCTTGGTACCTCGTCATCGGTGAGCAGGGCGCTGGCAAGAGTAGCTTCATCGACCGGTCGAATCAGCGCTTTTCCCTCACCCGTATTACCAAGGTCCAAGCCCAGGGGCTTCACATACAGGACCTTGAGTACCCAGTCAGCTGGTGGATCAGCGATGAGGCCGTCATTCTCGATCCACCCGGAGAACTGATCGCCCAGAGCTCAACGAGCGAACGCTTTGATGACAAGGAAGCAGAGGCACAGGCCGCCGTACCACTCGGTACGCCGGCAAGGCTCTGGGAACACTTGCTGGGGTGGTTGGCGTGCAACCGGAGCCGAAGAGCACTCAACGGTTTGTTGTTGGTGATCGATCTGTCATCGCTGTTGCGCGGCGGACCCGAGCAGCGAACGGCCCTGGCGCGAACGCTACGCACCCGGCTGCACGAGGTGAGTAGCCACCTTGGCTCCCGGCTTCCGTTGTACGTAGTGCTCAGCAAGTTCGATTTACTGGACGGGTTCGATGAGCTCTATTCGCGATTGAGCGCTGCTGAACGTGAACAGACGCTTGGGTTCACTTTCAAGTTGGATGCCGTCAGCAGGTTCGACGCTTGGCTGGATGAGTTTATCGAACACTACGATGAATTGGTCTGCCAGGTGCAGCAACAGGTGGCGCAGACCCTGCACAGTGTTGGCTGCCCGACGCAGCGTGAGCGCCTGACATCGTTGCATGCCCAGTTGGCTGGCCTGCGCCCTGTGCTGGTGGGGTTGCTGCGGGAGATATTGGCCAGCGACCGTTTTACCACCCCGGCATTGGTGCGTGGGGTCTATTGTTCATCGGTCATGCAGCAAGGGGAAATCAGCAACGCGTTTGTCCGTCGGGCTGCGCAGCCTTACAAGACCACGCCGCCACTGCGCGAGAGCAAATCGCAAAAGAACCCGCAGGTCTATTTCATCCAGCAACTTTTTCAGGGTGTGATCTACAAGGAGGCCGGGCTGGCGGGGGACAACGTCAGGGTGGCACGCAGCAAGCGTCAGCTATTGTGGGTGGGTTCTGGAGTAGGCGTCCTGGCGTTTGCCATCGCCATCGCCAGTTGGCATCGCTACTTCGACATCAATGCTGCCAAGGCGGACGGAGTGCTGGCAAAGACTCAGGCTTTCGGTAGTCAGGAGGTGGATCAGCGTCTGGATCCCACCGGTCGCAACCTCCTGGCGCCGCTCAATCAGATTCGTGATGCCGTTTCGGTGTTTGGTGCCTATCGTTCTGCATGGCCGGGCGTTGCGGATCTGGGGCTCTACCAAGGGCGCGCCATCGGGCCCAGGGTCGATGAGGCCTACCTGAAGCTGCTATCTCGTCGATTCCTCCCAGCAATTGCCAGTGGCGTTGTCGATGCAATGAATGCCGCACCGCTTGGCAGTGATCAGCAAATGGCTGCGCTCAGGGTCTATCGAATGATCGAGGACCGTGACAATCGTCGTCCGGAATGGGTAGAGGACTGGATGTCCCTGCAATGGCAACAGGCTTTTCCAGGGCAGGGCGCTGTGCAACGTGATCTCATGCGGCACTTGCAGTATGCCTTGGCCTATGCCGAAACTGACCTGCCACAATTCAGCCAGCGTGTGAGCGAAGTCCAGCAGGCCTTGCGCAAGGTGCCTCTGCCACAGCGGGTGTACGCCAGCCTCAAACAGGAAGCTCAGGATGAGCTGCACGCCGGCCTGGATTTGCGCAATCAGATCGGGCCAGCGTTCGATGTGGTTTATCAGTCGGCGTCAGTGCCAGGAGGGAGCCAAGGGACCGTCGTGCTTGCGCCCTTGGTGACGGCCAAAGGCTTCAAGGAATACTTCGAGCCGCGCAGCCAGCACATCACCGAGATGGCCATGATTGATCAGTGGGCGTTGGGTGAGCGGCGGCAACTGGACTACTCAAGCGCCGATCGGAAAGCGCTGACCGAGAGTATTCGCAATCTGTACACCTCTGATTACATCGACACCTGGCGGCGGTCGTTAGCAGCATTCGCGGTGACCGATTTCCATGACCTGAACCATGGCGTGTCGGTTCTGCATCAGTTGACCGGCCCCGCAGCACCATTGCTGCGTTTGCTCGAAACCGTGCGGGACAACACCGAACTCCAGCCCTTGCCGACAGCTGAGGGTAAACAGGAGCAACAGTATGGGCTCGATATTCGGCGTGCGTTCTCGGGCATGCATGCCTTGTTGGAGCCCAAAGGCACTCAGCCGAGCTATTACGATGAAACGCTAGGTGCAGTGACGGCCGTTTACGATTACGCAAAGGCAGTGCAGGACAGCTCGGACCGTGGCAAGGCCGCTCTGCATGTGGTACTCCAGCGCTTTTCAATGACCGGTTCCGATCCGATAGCCAACCTGCAACGGGTCGCCTCTGGACTTCCGGAACCGCTCGATCAACAGGTGAGAAAACTTGCTGAGCAGACCGCCCGGGTGCTCAATGTCGAAGCATTGCGGGAGCTGGAGCGGCGGTGGGATGCAGACGTGTACAGCTTTTTCCAGCAACGGCTGGCGGGTCGGTATCCATTCGTTGCCCATGCGCCTGATGCCTCCCTGGATGATTTTGAAGCGTTCTTCGGTCCCAAGGGAAGGTTGCGCCAATTCCAGGATCGCTACCTTGAAGTCTTTCTCGAGGAAAACCTGGAGGCGCTGGGCAGTCAACAGGGAGGCTCGCTGATCCGCGGCGACGTCCTAAAGCAATTGTCGGTAGCCGAGCGGATAAGGGAAACATTCTTCGACCAGCGGGGAAACCTGAGTGTGCAGTTCAGTATCGAGCCGTTGGGGCTCAGTGGTAATCAGCGCACCAGCTTGTTGGATCTGGACGGGCAACTGGTTTCATACACCCATGGCCCTCGCCAGATAACGGGCATTATCTGGCCTAACACCCTGGGGCCGCAGGTGCGCAGCAACCTCACCTTACTCAGGCAAAACGGCAACAGTAATCGCCTGGAATACCGGGGGCCGTGGTCCATGTTCCGCCTACTGAGTCGTGGGGCGCTCAATGGGCGCACCGCTACCAGCGTGGACCTGAGCTTCAAGGCAGGTGATGGGGTAATGCGCTATCGTCTGAATGCCGAGAAAGCCTTCAACCCCATCACCCAGCAACCTTTCAAGGGCTTCAAATTGCCGCGAGGCCTGCTGCAAGAGCGTTCGGCGCAGGCCCTGTGA
- the tssF gene encoding type VI secretion system baseplate subunit TssF — protein sequence MSLKDQFSEELRYLRELGTDFAKDNPQLARFLGKDSSDPDVERLLEGFAFLTAKLRLKLEDDLPELTHPMLQLLWPNYLRPLPSATIIQFAPLEQSLSQSHCIPKGARLFSTPVDGIACEFRTCTEVTLQPFEISQVDATQTLDSSVVSISLKTGVDRPLNTLQCDRLDIHLSGDDRSAQTLYLWLSQYLQHIDVTINGQVRRLPASSVGFPGFGPEEALLPYPQNVFDGYRILQEYFLFPQRFHFFSLAGLSRVWPDESSQTVHIEFNFSRQLPQSIRVGKDDFSLFCTPAVNLFPHGAEPIDLSGEQAHALLRPSGPQSHAYEIFSVDRVISTRTTAGSAGGQLLRVFRPFESFAHEIEHVQGRTALYYRCQVEDSLQDDGVIHRIAFVRADASLYIGELETASIDLTCTNRDLPLSLSVGDISVNTEVTPPLVSYRNIRRPSRPCRPVLDGQLQWALISNLSLNYLSLLSADPLKAVIGAYDFAALHDIQQARSTHKRLQAISEVSTSPLDWLIKGQPIRGLRTHLHIDQSGFLCEGDLYLFSCVLSQFFALYASINSFHQLEVTNTTNNEHYTWPQLTGKQPLI from the coding sequence ATGTCGTTAAAGGATCAATTCAGCGAAGAACTTCGCTACCTGCGCGAGCTGGGAACCGACTTCGCCAAGGACAACCCTCAGCTGGCTCGTTTTCTCGGCAAGGACAGCAGCGACCCTGATGTCGAGCGCCTGCTGGAGGGCTTTGCGTTCCTGACTGCCAAGCTACGGCTCAAGCTCGAGGATGACCTGCCGGAACTGACGCACCCGATGCTGCAACTGTTGTGGCCCAACTACCTGCGTCCGCTACCGAGCGCAACCATCATCCAGTTTGCACCGCTTGAGCAGTCACTCAGCCAATCCCACTGCATTCCCAAGGGTGCCCGCCTGTTCTCCACACCGGTGGACGGCATCGCCTGCGAGTTCCGGACCTGCACCGAGGTGACGCTGCAGCCTTTCGAGATCAGCCAGGTCGACGCCACCCAGACATTGGATAGCTCAGTGGTCAGCATCAGCCTGAAAACAGGCGTCGACCGACCGCTGAATACCCTGCAGTGCGATAGGCTCGACATCCATCTGAGCGGCGACGACCGCAGCGCCCAGACGCTGTATCTCTGGCTTTCGCAATACCTCCAACACATCGATGTGACCATCAACGGCCAGGTTCGCAGACTGCCGGCCAGTAGTGTCGGATTCCCTGGTTTCGGTCCCGAAGAGGCCTTGCTGCCGTATCCGCAGAATGTATTCGATGGGTACCGAATCTTGCAGGAGTATTTTCTGTTCCCGCAGCGGTTCCACTTTTTCAGCCTGGCTGGGTTGAGCAGAGTCTGGCCCGACGAGAGCAGCCAAACGGTACATATCGAGTTCAATTTCAGCCGTCAATTGCCCCAGTCAATACGCGTTGGCAAAGACGACTTCAGCTTGTTCTGCACCCCTGCGGTCAACCTTTTTCCGCATGGTGCCGAGCCTATCGACCTGTCCGGCGAACAGGCACACGCCTTGTTGAGGCCAAGCGGCCCCCAGAGCCACGCCTACGAAATATTCAGCGTCGATCGGGTAATCAGCACGCGCACCACTGCAGGCAGCGCCGGCGGTCAGCTTCTGCGGGTGTTCCGCCCCTTCGAGTCATTCGCCCATGAGATCGAACATGTTCAGGGCCGCACCGCGCTGTACTACCGCTGCCAGGTGGAAGACTCGCTGCAAGACGATGGAGTGATTCACCGCATAGCTTTCGTCCGCGCCGACGCGAGCCTCTACATCGGTGAGCTGGAAACCGCCTCGATCGATCTGACCTGTACCAATCGAGATCTGCCCCTTTCCCTGAGCGTGGGCGATATCAGCGTGAATACAGAGGTCACCCCACCATTGGTGAGCTATCGCAATATCCGCCGCCCTTCCCGACCCTGTCGTCCGGTGCTCGATGGTCAGTTGCAATGGGCATTGATTTCCAACCTTTCGCTGAACTACCTGTCGCTGTTGTCCGCCGACCCACTCAAGGCGGTTATTGGCGCTTACGACTTCGCGGCATTGCATGACATCCAACAAGCGCGGTCCACACACAAGCGCCTCCAGGCTATCAGCGAAGTCAGCACCTCCCCCCTGGACTGGCTGATCAAAGGGCAGCCGATCCGCGGCCTGCGCACTCACTTGCACATCGATCAGAGCGGATTCCTCTGCGAGGGCGATCTCTACCTGTTCAGCTGTGTGCTTTCCCAGTTCTTCGCGCTCTACGCCAGCATCAACTCCTTCCATCAACTGGAAGTGACCAACACCACTAATAACGAGCATTACACATGGCCACAACTGACCGGCAAGCAACCGCTGATCTAG
- the tssB gene encoding type VI secretion system contractile sheath small subunit, translating into MSKTMSSVAPKECINIRYVPATGNEQAEIELPHKMLVLGDFGLQDDRSLEDRPVLRIDKHSFNDVLKDADVRLDMSVPSALSPTPDAEIAVSLHFRTFNDFGPDQIARQIPELNKLLALREALVALKGPLGNVPAFRKQMQLLLSDEQTRKQLAQELGLVLETSTEG; encoded by the coding sequence ATGTCCAAAACCATGAGTTCTGTCGCGCCAAAAGAATGCATCAACATCCGATATGTTCCTGCCACGGGCAATGAGCAAGCGGAAATAGAGTTGCCTCACAAAATGCTGGTCCTGGGGGATTTTGGGCTGCAGGACGACAGATCGCTCGAAGACCGGCCCGTCTTGCGCATCGACAAGCACAGTTTCAACGACGTACTGAAAGATGCCGACGTCAGGCTGGATATGTCCGTGCCCTCGGCACTCAGCCCCACGCCCGACGCCGAAATCGCTGTCAGCTTGCACTTCCGCACGTTCAATGATTTCGGGCCAGACCAGATCGCCCGGCAAATACCCGAACTCAACAAACTGCTGGCGCTCCGCGAGGCGCTGGTTGCCCTCAAAGGTCCGCTGGGTAACGTCCCCGCTTTTCGCAAACAGATGCAACTTCTGCTGAGCGACGAGCAAACCCGAAAGCAACTAGCGCAAGAGCTGGGTCTGGTGCTTGAGACATCCACCGAAGGCTAA